The following are encoded together in the Streptomyces sp. NBC_01465 genome:
- a CDS encoding ABC transporter ATP-binding protein — protein MSTATRTETAARVVDAVKVYGRGDTEVRALDGVSVDFPAGRFTAIMGPSGSGKSTLMHCAAGLDTLTSGSAFIGGTELSSLDDRRLTLLRRERIGFVFQAFNLIPTLTVAENITLPQDLAGARGDQEWTDALIDVVGLRDRLHHRPSELSGGQQQRVAVARAFAGRPDVVFADEPTGNLDSRSGEEVLRLLGRAVRQMDRTVVMVTHDPVAAAHADEVVFLADGRLVDRMQSPTADRVLDRLKAFDTRGVQT, from the coding sequence ATGAGCACCGCCACCCGTACCGAAACCGCCGCGCGTGTGGTCGACGCCGTGAAGGTCTACGGCAGGGGCGACACCGAAGTGAGGGCCCTGGACGGGGTGAGCGTCGACTTTCCGGCCGGCCGTTTCACCGCGATCATGGGGCCCTCGGGCTCCGGCAAGTCCACCCTCATGCACTGCGCCGCCGGACTCGACACGCTCACCTCCGGCTCCGCCTTCATCGGCGGTACGGAACTGAGCAGCCTGGACGACCGCCGCCTCACCCTGCTCCGCCGGGAGCGGATCGGCTTCGTCTTCCAGGCCTTCAACCTCATCCCCACCCTGACCGTCGCCGAGAACATCACCCTCCCGCAGGACCTCGCCGGAGCCCGCGGCGACCAGGAGTGGACCGACGCGCTCATCGACGTCGTCGGACTGCGCGACCGGCTGCACCACCGGCCCAGCGAACTCTCCGGCGGCCAGCAGCAACGCGTCGCCGTCGCCCGCGCCTTCGCCGGACGCCCGGACGTCGTCTTCGCGGACGAGCCCACCGGCAACCTCGACTCCCGCTCCGGCGAAGAGGTCCTGCGTCTGCTCGGCCGCGCGGTGCGCCAGATGGACCGCACCGTCGTGATGGTCACGCACGACCCGGTGGCCGCCGCCCACGCCGACGAGGTCGTCTTCCTCGCCGACGGCCGGCTCGTCGACCGGATGCAGAGTCCCACCGCCGACCGGGTCCTCGACCGGCTCAAAGCCTTCGACACCAGGGGTGTTCAGACATGA